The genomic interval CATTCCAGGAAAAGCGGTATTTTTGGATAAAAGCACTGACACCTCTGGGTGCCAACACGTACAACCCCACCGTAAAAATACCCGTATACTATACTCCTACAAAGTGCGCGTCAACAGTACACACGATATTACTTCAGAAAAAATATTTTTCCGACCAAATCACGTCACGCTACGTGCGTTATATGCCGTCACTCTCGATAATAAAATTACAGCGGCACGTTTGTATTACAACAATTCAATTAGCATATTCCCGGTTTTGATGAATATACGCGCGCCATTCAGTACTCTATCTCCGCACGCGTGCGACTACGTCGCACCtctatatacacacacactaactacAACGCGCCTCCGATCAACTCGACTCCTCGTCGGGAACAGGCGTGAACACCCGGTCGCCCTCCAGGTGACGTATGGCGCGAACTATCGTGTCCAGCGTACCACGTGGGGTGTCCGAGTCGTCGCCCATAGGCGTGTCCTTCTCAGCTGGTGAGCTGTTCGAGTCAGGCGGCGCCGACTGAAACGAGGAAGTGAGGCTCGAGAGGCGTTTTTCGACGTTCGCACGCACTCGTCTCTCTCGCTCGAGTTCGATGCGTAAGTGCGCCAGCTCCTGATGCGTCTCGGCGAGCGAGACAGCGAGCGATGCGGTCGGATGGTCGGTCGGCGGGCTGACGCGCTGGTCCGACAGCTGgcgttgttgttgctgctgctgtagaGCGGCCGTGCTCTCTTGCATCGACGCCAGTAGCCACGTGAGATGCGCCGTTTGGTGCGCCGTCCGTGCCTTTTCCTGTTGTAGGGCGTAGATGTGTTCAGCAGCGTGCTGCAGTATGGCAGCCTGAAAAGAGGGAAGTCGTTCGTTTAGCTAATCGCAGCCAAAACACGCGAGACAGGGAGGTATGCGCGAATGTACGAATGCGTCGTTTGACCGAGGTGActgcgagagagagagaaagagagagaggcGCGAGGAAGCGACACTGGATGTTCACGCGCCTTTTGACCTCCCCGTGTGTGCTCGCTCACCTTGCTCATCTTCTCGCCGTCAGCTTGCGGCAGGAGCATCTTGAGTGCACGGAAGCCAGAATTGATACTCTGCATGCGTCGACGCTCGTTGGAATTGGCGATTTCGCGCCGTATGCGACGCTCCAAGTCGCGACTTCGCACCTCTGGCAAGTTGCTACATCATCACAGATTCTATACACCTCGACCGTCGGAGAGGAACACGatcgcacgcacacacacacacacacaagactcCCAGGTGTCTCACCCGCACGTGGACTCGGTCTGACTCTGAGGTGAATCACTGTGCGCCGACAACGGCGATCGAACGAGATGCGGCGAATAGAAGGCCATCGCACGGACAAGACGAAGTTCTGAGAACCAACTGGCCGGGCCGCCGCTGCCCTGTGGTCTGCTTGTCAGCTGTTGCTGATCTGATCTAACGATCTCTCAACTATGTTATAAATGTCCTCAAGGGGCGTGGTCAAAACAGCTGAGTCGGTTCccgcacacacacctcaccGATTGCCTCACTCGGTCACGAAATGCGACACTCACCGGTATCTGTTCTTTCCTGCTCGGCTCGAATGGCGGGGGTTCCGAGCATGCGAGCGTGCGAGCGGACGAGAAACGCGCCGAAAACGTGTGCCACTCGAGCTTGGCTGACACCCAGATTGCGGTGGCGACGCAACTATCTCCGGAATGCGTGGCCGGGGCGTGAACCAATCAGCTGTTGCAGCAACAGTCGAACGAGCCGCCGCCAATCAGAAGCAGAGAAAGTGACATGGTAGCGACGCGAAGACACACAGTGTCGTACTATTTTTCAGTCAGCGTTCCGAGTTTTGCAGAACAGTGTGGCAACACGTCGTTGAAACGGTGTGGGTTTCCGATTACCGATGATCAGCTGACCGACTCAGTCACCTCGACGTCCCGCCAAACTGGAATGCTACACCTTGTGTTGTGACACTCCGACACATGCGCGACACCCAAGCCAACAAAGCAGCTGCGCATTGTCTTCCGCAAACGACGTTCGGCTCGCGGGAGGACAAAGAAAAAACAGCGAAACACGACGCAGCGAGACAAAACATCATGTAAAACGCGTGCGGTTCGACGCATTCCGCGCGTGCTAAACACGCGCTCGATATCCGGCCAGGGGGCGTGGCCGCTCCAACCGGAGTCTCGCGCTTTTCCACACGCGGTTACGACACCGTGTCATAGAAGAGGCTAGATCGATGCATCGTATGTTTAAACATACGCAATGAATAACGTTTTCATCGCGGAAAAGAGGCGGATCGACCTCCTGCTTTTCAATTGTGGCTTTTGAGGTGAAGCCAGGTTGTATATATGGCATGTGTGGCAGCTCTAGCACCTTGGGGGCACTCTCTATGCTCTATTGTCAGCTAGATAAATGGTGTATGTAAAAGGTTGTAATGCGTATTCTAAACTCGATCGGCCAGTCAGTGTTGTTGTAACTAGTAACCATACCACTATGTACTACATCAtcacctttgtgtttacatggTGGAGGAATATTGTGTTCTGGTCAGCTATCATGATGGTCGTTTGAGGCATCAGTCTTGAGTTCCATGTCTAGTCGTTCTTTAGCTCGGTAGACCTGGAAACGAAACAGACACATTTACTAGACCAGATGGTGTGAGTTCCTACATGCATAGAGTAATCTCTGTTTACTATCAGGTCACCTATGTAGGTCTACAATGTGACTCACATATGAAACAAGGACAGTTAACAAACTGTCGTCTAACTCAAATGAACCAGATCAGAAGATTAGGGAGAAGGATGCTGCCTAGAAGGAATGGGACTTATAGTGGTATTCCATGCACTAAATGTTGCTAATTGACCACAAGGCAGTCATAAGGCAGTCAAAGACAACAGAGGGTGCATAGGAGAGCTGATCTCATCATCCTATCAACCACAGGTACTTTCCCCTCCTGTTCACTTGCAaggattcatttctacatGACAATGACAAAAGAGATAAAACCTACGCTTTCATTGCTTGGCAAGCACGTGAAACTGACAACATGAATATGATCATATCATGGAGGTGTAGACAGATGGGATGGCTTCCCAAGGTGATCATTCTTTGCTGCCCCATGTGTCCTATAGAAACATGGGTGGGCCAACAGTGAACAGCTGTATGTGTCAATTGTGGCTTCACCACTCCAGGATATGGTAAAACAGAATTCTAACTTGTTGGGAGGTCTGTGACCTGTTCTTGGTAAAGAAACAGAACTCACTTCTCACCACCAACACTCAGTCTATCTACTGAACATCCTTCTTGTGACTACAATACCACCATCCGCCTTTCAATATGCTCTTCCAGTATCACCTCTCATGTTATTGTGCCAATAAGATAACAgtccacacacaaacattagCAATCACAGATGGCAGTTGGTTGAGCGACACAAATAGTTCACCCATACCATTGCAGAGGATGGAATGACTCCATATTTAATTCACATGTAGTTACAGCCCATGGCCAGGCATGCACCCAATGTTTGTAAATACTATTAGTAGTACCATTTGTCTAGAAGCTTGACCCATGATATAGTTattctgtctatatgtatgtatgtatcttgCCGATCAAATATTGGAGACTAGAACTTGCATAACTCTTCAAGTAGGAAGAACTATCAGACAGTTTCGTATGTGTGCTTACATCGCCTGAATCGAACACACACTCTTTGATGCATGCCGCCAACCGactgtgactgtgactgtgactCTGACCTACTTCAAACAGTAAGCATAAACAAGAATTACACTGTAATGGCAGTGCAGCCCATGATGTCACATGCATAATCTTCAGAGACCTGCTGCTTCAATACTGTAATTGGGTGTTGACTTTTAAGATGTGATTCCAGTTGTGACTTGAACCCACAAGTCACAAGAATACAAAAGTTGTCCGAATGTAAATACTACAAAAAAGGGCAACCTTGAAGTAAAAAGCAGGCACCCACCCAACTGTAACCATATGGAGCAACCATACCTACAGCACACAGGTAACCAAAATGCAGAAAGGTACTGTTTACAGGAAGAAGAAAATGTAATGGTATCAAAACATATCCTGCATACCATAAAAGGTATATATAATAACTAtctatcaaacacaaacgactGATACCTGGTACCAaccgtggtgtgtgtgcgtgtgtgttgtgtgtgtgtgtgtgtgtgtgtgtgtgtgtgtgtgtgtgtgtgcgtgtgtgtgtgtgtgtgtgtgtgtgtgtgtgtgtgtgtgtgtgtgcatgcgtgagtGACTCATAGGTCACACTGTGACTCACAAACAATCTAATTACGAAGCATGTTTGTCATGAGCAGCACATCTCAATCTGTGAACCAATAGCATTGCACAACcactttttaaaattttactaAACGACTGGTGTATTTCAGAACAATTTCTACCATACAGGACGAATAGCTAGACAATCAGTGTTATTGCTATCAGAGTTTTCCACTACCACTACATATTTAATAAGTAAGAATCATTTAAGAGACCGACAAGCAACCACTGCATAATCACTGCTATTCTGAGCAGCTGTGTATCACGTCGACTTTAACATAGACGCACACACTAATCTATTAACAAGACCGAGTTGTATCCTGTCACACTCTACACAACCAACTCATTAGGCAGGACTATTGCATTACATGGACCAACCCATGTTCTCCTACTATACCACCTCCATAGCAAACATTCCCTTCAAAATCAATGGTGACAACAACCCGTTTCCTACCCTAATCATCTCACAGATTCTACGAAAAAGAAGTCAGACAACTGACACAGATGTTGGAACAATAGCTGATATTGGTTTGAATGGCTTGTAGATCTGCAGAAGCCGTAGTGAATGAGTACTACGTGTTTCACTGTATGGCAGCCTTTATCAATATGTTAGTGGTATAGATGACCTTAGCTACACGCCACAATGCAATTTGATCACAAGAACTGGACTATACTGGTACACTGTCCTACTGTGATCGAGCACAAAGTAGGAAGCATTCCAAAAGTGCTTTGATGATAAGATCTAGGGTCCAGGTACAATATGGGGCATTCTGTTGACATAGCAATCATTCCTATGCTTGCCTAGCGGTCGTTGCTCCACTTGGACGAAACAAAGACATAAAGATTTTGATTCTTGTTGTGACTGAAAGTACGTAAATGCTCACATGcatggcacacacacaaatatgcacacacacacacacacacacacacacacacacacacacacacacacacacacacacacacacacacacacacacacacacaatctgcTTGCATAGATATACACACTTAGTCTGTCTTGAATAAAATCATCAGAGCAAGTGCAACTAATATTACCACTCTCATATTGCAAAGTCAGCTAGCAGGTATGTGGGCAAGAAACAGAGAAATCTGGTCATACTCCACCTACAGTACCTACTGAACTTGTGAACACAGCATGTCTCATAATGTCTCTATTCAAGTCTTATGCTACATTACCATCC from Corticium candelabrum chromosome 14, ooCorCand1.1, whole genome shotgun sequence carries:
- the LOC134190263 gene encoding transcription factor AP-4-like; the protein is MQSINSGFRALKMLLPQADGEKMSKAAILQHAAEHIYALQQEKARTAHQTAHLTWLLASMQESTAALQQQQQQRQLSDQRVSPPTDHPTASLAVSLAETHQELAHLRIELERERRVRANVEKRLSSLTSSFQSAPPDSNSSPAEKDTPMGDDSDTPRGTLDTIVRAIRHLEGDRVFTPVPDEESS